A genomic stretch from Pontivivens ytuae includes:
- a CDS encoding AAA family ATPase, giving the protein MADGGPTVDFEERVVDRITKHFAGLRTRDLTTMGRVFPTTARPDLETAIADLLEAEATDVDFVGVSALNYRPLKFSALISERREPPIVVPAEYQDIDIGDETPGRCIVSGIWFFTHRDAPVALLVSQAERPYDDPGVRVEVVMSEAGGGRDAAQRLLGIMAKSLTERSVYAGRTLSFTTQRSYMGGLGALQVHQLPTVSLEDVILPRPTLEALQRTVFRFVETRAALKEHGFSTKRGLLLYGPPGTGKTHFIRYLLFQMAGHTALLVTAEQVAYFNQVMMVARALQPAIVVIEDADLLARAREERDGDCSQVLLNSLLNHMDGLTEDAEILFILTTNRPETLEAAVRDRPGRIDQAIEIPLPDAECRARLLRLYSERMTLPESIVEACVRRTDSVSAAFIRELARRMAQFALLRDTKEVGDEDMQLALDEMLNAGDFNSMALGAAS; this is encoded by the coding sequence ATGGCCGATGGCGGACCGACAGTTGATTTCGAAGAGCGGGTCGTCGACCGCATCACCAAGCACTTTGCGGGCCTCCGGACCCGGGACCTCACCACGATGGGTCGAGTGTTTCCGACGACCGCGCGGCCGGACCTCGAAACGGCGATCGCCGACCTGCTTGAGGCCGAAGCAACCGACGTCGATTTCGTCGGCGTCAGCGCCCTGAACTATCGCCCGCTGAAATTCAGCGCGCTGATCAGCGAGCGGCGCGAACCGCCGATCGTCGTCCCTGCCGAGTACCAGGACATCGATATCGGGGACGAGACGCCGGGCCGGTGCATCGTCTCCGGCATCTGGTTCTTCACCCATCGCGACGCCCCTGTGGCCCTTCTCGTCTCCCAGGCGGAGCGGCCTTACGACGATCCCGGCGTGCGGGTCGAGGTGGTCATGAGCGAGGCCGGCGGCGGGCGTGATGCGGCGCAGCGACTGCTCGGCATAATGGCGAAGTCGCTGACCGAACGCTCGGTCTATGCGGGACGCACGCTCTCCTTCACCACGCAGCGCTCGTACATGGGCGGTCTCGGCGCGCTGCAGGTCCACCAGTTGCCCACGGTCTCGCTGGAGGATGTGATCCTGCCACGGCCGACGCTGGAGGCGTTGCAACGCACCGTCTTCCGTTTCGTCGAGACGCGGGCCGCGCTGAAGGAGCACGGTTTTTCCACGAAACGCGGGCTGCTGCTCTACGGTCCGCCGGGGACCGGGAAGACGCATTTCATCCGCTATCTGCTGTTCCAGATGGCGGGACATACGGCACTGTTGGTGACGGCAGAGCAGGTCGCGTACTTCAACCAAGTCATGATGGTCGCCCGCGCCCTGCAACCGGCCATCGTGGTCATTGAGGATGCCGATCTGCTGGCTCGCGCGCGCGAGGAGCGGGACGGAGACTGCTCGCAGGTGCTGCTCAACAGCCTGCTCAACCACATGGATGGCCTGACGGAGGATGCGGAGATCCTCTTCATCCTGACGACCAACCGTCCCGAGACGCTGGAGGCGGCGGTGCGCGACCGCCCCGGTCGCATCGATCAGGCGATCGAGATCCCGCTGCCCGATGCGGAATGCCGGGCCCGCCTGCTGCGGCTCTACAGCGAGCGCATGACACTGCCGGAGAGCATCGTGGAGGCCTGCGTCCGCCGAACGGACAGCGTCTCCGCCGCCTTCATCCGGGAGCTTGCGCGGCGCATGGCTCAGTTCGCCCTGCTTCGCGATACCAAGGAGGTCGGGGACGAGGACATGCAGCTCGCGCTCGACGAGATGCTGAACGCCGGGGACTTCAACTCCATGGCCCTGGGTGCCGCGTCCTAG
- the dapE gene encoding succinyl-diaminopimelate desuccinylase, whose protein sequence is MTTDPVALTQDLIRCPSVTPQEGGAIVLLDRLLSEAGFNTTRVDRNGIANLFARWGEGKNGRTFGFNGHTDVVPVGNPDDWTHDPFGAEIVDGTLYGRGACDMKSGVAAFAAAAIDFVRDTPPDGSVVLAITGDEEGDGVDGTAAILDWMAEQGERMDHCLVGEPTCPERMGEMMKIGRRGSMTAFITATGRQGHSAYPHRALNPLPGLVRLLDKLAQAELDTGTEHFDASTLAITTIDVGNPANNVIPRQGRATVNIRFNDAHTGAGLSDWLQREAQQMSRETGIAFDLRIQISGESFITPPGELSDLIGRAVEAETGLAPELSTTGGTSDARFVKDHCPVVEFGLVGQSMHQVDEHVRVEHIHQLKAIYMRILSGYFATGGT, encoded by the coding sequence ATGACCACCGACCCCGTCGCGCTGACGCAGGACCTGATCCGCTGCCCCTCCGTCACGCCCCAGGAAGGCGGCGCGATCGTTCTCCTCGACCGGCTGCTGTCGGAGGCCGGGTTCAACACCACGCGCGTGGACCGCAATGGCATCGCCAACCTCTTCGCCCGCTGGGGTGAGGGGAAGAACGGCCGGACGTTCGGTTTCAACGGGCATACGGACGTGGTCCCCGTGGGCAACCCGGATGACTGGACCCACGACCCGTTCGGGGCCGAGATCGTGGACGGCACCCTCTACGGGCGCGGTGCCTGCGACATGAAATCCGGCGTCGCGGCCTTTGCCGCCGCCGCCATCGACTTCGTCCGCGATACCCCGCCCGACGGCTCCGTCGTGCTGGCGATCACCGGCGACGAGGAGGGCGACGGCGTGGACGGCACCGCCGCGATCCTAGACTGGATGGCCGAACAGGGCGAGCGCATGGACCACTGCCTCGTCGGTGAGCCCACCTGCCCGGAGCGGATGGGCGAGATGATGAAGATCGGGCGCCGCGGCTCCATGACTGCCTTCATCACGGCCACGGGGCGGCAGGGCCATTCGGCCTATCCGCACCGCGCGCTCAACCCGCTGCCCGGCCTCGTGCGCCTGCTCGACAAGCTCGCCCAAGCCGAGCTCGACACCGGCACCGAGCACTTCGACGCCTCCACCCTCGCGATCACCACGATCGATGTCGGCAATCCGGCGAACAACGTGATCCCCCGGCAGGGCCGCGCGACCGTCAACATCCGCTTCAACGACGCGCATACCGGCGCGGGCCTCTCCGACTGGCTGCAACGCGAGGCGCAGCAGATGAGCCGGGAGACCGGGATCGCCTTCGACCTGCGGATCCAGATCTCGGGCGAGAGCTTCATCACGCCGCCCGGCGAGCTCTCCGACCTCATCGGGCGCGCGGTGGAGGCTGAGACGGGCCTCGCCCCCGAGCTCTCAACGACGGGTGGCACCTCCGACGCCCGCTTCGTGAAGGACCACTGCCCGGTCGTCGAGTTCGGCCTCGTCGGCCAGTCCATGCACCAGGTGGACGAACATGTCCGCGTCGAGCACATCCACCAGCTCAAGGCGATCTACATGCGCATCCTGAGCGGCTATTTCGCGACGGGCGGCACGTGA
- a CDS encoding GNAT family N-acetyltransferase, whose protein sequence is MTIRTARADELPMILDWAAAEGWNPGRDDAAAFMAADPEGFFVNEVDGKPVAAISVVNHCDALAFLGLYLCLPDYRGQGHGWAVWQAALEHAAGRTVGLDGVPAQQENYARSGFVKMGRTVRFAAEAMPRTQEGVGPGDPAALEALDEAVNGAARPRFATAWFSDTEHRRTLTAGPDTLVTIRRCGTGAKIGPLIAPDAATALRLVEAAAASLGETEIFVDIPDANPAGAELAALLNAAPVFETARMYRGTPPATDHARLFGIATMELG, encoded by the coding sequence ATGACGATCCGCACCGCACGCGCCGACGAACTGCCGATGATCCTCGACTGGGCCGCGGCCGAGGGCTGGAACCCGGGGCGCGACGACGCGGCGGCGTTCATGGCCGCCGACCCCGAGGGCTTTTTCGTTAACGAGGTGGACGGGAAACCGGTCGCCGCGATCAGCGTGGTGAACCACTGCGACGCGCTCGCCTTTCTGGGCCTCTACCTCTGCCTGCCGGACTATCGCGGGCAGGGCCATGGCTGGGCAGTCTGGCAAGCGGCGCTGGAGCATGCCGCCGGGCGCACGGTCGGCCTCGACGGCGTCCCGGCGCAGCAGGAGAACTACGCCCGCTCCGGCTTCGTGAAGATGGGGCGGACGGTGCGCTTCGCCGCCGAGGCCATGCCGCGCACGCAGGAGGGCGTAGGGCCGGGTGATCCGGCTGCGCTGGAGGCTCTGGACGAAGCGGTGAATGGTGCCGCCCGCCCGCGCTTCGCGACTGCATGGTTCAGCGATACGGAGCACCGCCGGACGCTGACCGCCGGGCCCGACACCCTCGTCACGATCCGGCGCTGTGGGACCGGCGCGAAGATCGGGCCTCTCATCGCGCCCGACGCCGCAACCGCTCTGAGGTTGGTTGAAGCAGCGGCCGCAAGCCTCGGAGAAACAGAAATCTTCGTCGATATCCCCGACGCCAACCCGGCGGGTGCGGAGCTCGCGGCTCTCCTGAACGCCGCGCCCGTCTTCGAGACCGCCCGCATGTATCGTGGCACACCGCCCGCCACCGACCACGCCCGCCTGTTCGGGATCGCCACCATGGAGCTGGGATGA
- a CDS encoding HAD hydrolase-like protein produces MQAIFLDLDGTLVDPSEGYFAALGHALRQQGGEVPPVAELGWTVGPPIWEVLEVLLGTTADIGEAVTDFFAAYMAGGVEEAEVQDDVGVMLDDLRDLEVAIYLTSVLPTPVAERQAEVLGLDAHVDRIFGAEISGKNADKTALYAHVLAETGHDPALCIVLGDRRHDIEGARNNDIPTIGALWGFAEEGELHTAEADGLAGAPAEVPEIAADLMGIEL; encoded by the coding sequence ATGCAGGCCATCTTCCTCGACCTCGACGGCACCCTCGTCGACCCTTCCGAAGGCTACTTCGCGGCCCTCGGCCACGCCTTGCGCCAGCAGGGCGGTGAGGTGCCGCCTGTGGCCGAGCTCGGCTGGACCGTCGGCCCCCCGATCTGGGAGGTGCTGGAGGTTCTGCTCGGCACCACCGCCGATATCGGCGAGGCGGTCACGGATTTCTTCGCCGCCTATATGGCCGGAGGGGTGGAGGAGGCCGAGGTGCAGGACGATGTCGGCGTGATGCTCGACGACCTGCGCGACCTCGAGGTGGCGATCTACCTCACTTCCGTCTTGCCGACACCCGTGGCCGAACGGCAGGCGGAGGTCCTGGGCCTCGACGCCCATGTCGACCGGATCTTCGGGGCGGAGATCTCGGGCAAGAACGCGGACAAGACCGCGCTTTACGCCCATGTGCTCGCCGAGACCGGGCACGACCCCGCGCTCTGCATCGTGCTCGGCGACCGGCGGCACGATATCGAGGGCGCGCGCAACAACGACATTCCCACGATCGGCGCGCTCTGGGGCTTCGCCGAGGAGGGGGAGCTGCACACGGCCGAGGCTGACGGCCTTGCCGGCGCGCCCGCCGAAGTGCCGGAGATCGCGGCCGACCTGATGGGAATAGAGCTATGA
- a CDS encoding 1-phosphofructokinase family hexose kinase has protein sequence MREILTVTLNPTLDVSASTPLVAPHLKLRCADERLDPGGGGINVSRAVARLGGASTAFAALAGVTGDLAAAMLEGEGIGVARFAGPGLTRQSFAVTEAQSGQQYRFVMAGPQWSEGDVAAMLDALGQAISADAMVVLSGSLPPGVAPEVQGRIGALARAQGGRFLLDTSGPALSAAAAGMPGGPVDVLRMDRAEAEELAGRSFDTPEALALFGRVLLRAGVADHLVMALGAEGNVGVWAEGAVHCRPPVVKVVSAVGAGDSLMGALTLALAQGESLADAVRLGTAAAAAAVTTPATELFDGATARRLAAEVTVTPLDLPPL, from the coding sequence ATGCGCGAGATCCTGACCGTCACCCTCAACCCGACGCTGGACGTGTCCGCCTCCACGCCGCTGGTAGCACCCCATCTGAAGCTGCGCTGCGCCGATGAACGGCTCGATCCAGGTGGTGGCGGGATCAATGTGAGCCGCGCAGTGGCCCGGCTGGGCGGTGCCTCGACGGCCTTCGCGGCGCTCGCAGGCGTCACCGGCGATCTCGCCGCCGCGATGCTGGAGGGGGAGGGGATCGGCGTCGCGCGTTTCGCCGGGCCGGGCCTCACCCGCCAGTCCTTCGCGGTGACCGAGGCGCAGAGCGGGCAGCAATACCGCTTCGTCATGGCCGGGCCGCAATGGTCGGAGGGCGACGTCGCCGCGATGCTCGACGCGCTGGGGCAGGCGATCTCGGCCGACGCGATGGTCGTCCTCTCCGGCAGCCTGCCGCCCGGTGTGGCGCCCGAGGTGCAGGGTCGGATCGGCGCGCTGGCCCGCGCGCAGGGCGGCCGCTTCCTGCTCGATACCTCCGGCCCCGCGCTCAGCGCCGCGGCCGCGGGCATGCCCGGCGGCCCCGTCGATGTGCTCCGCATGGACCGGGCGGAGGCGGAGGAACTGGCGGGCCGCTCCTTCGACACGCCCGAGGCGCTGGCGCTCTTCGGCCGGGTTCTCCTGCGCGCCGGTGTCGCCGACCACCTCGTCATGGCGCTCGGCGCCGAGGGCAATGTCGGCGTCTGGGCCGAGGGCGCCGTCCATTGCCGACCGCCGGTGGTAAAGGTTGTCAGCGCCGTGGGTGCGGGCGACAGCCTGATGGGCGCGCTGACCCTCGCGCTCGCGCAGGGCGAGAGCCTCGCGGACGCCGTCCGCCTCGGTACCGCCGCCGCCGCGGCCGCCGTCACGACACCGGCGACGGAGCTCTTCGACGGCGCGACCGCCCGCCGCCTCGCAGCCGAAGTCACCGTGACGCCCCTCGATCTGCCACCGCTCTGA
- a CDS encoding GNAT family N-acetyltransferase — protein MSLAIRVATAADAPALATLNRDVQALHAAAHPQWFSPLDEPAVMEAWFAEALEKPDQAALIAEREGRAIGYLLHELITREPGPIHAAYRYAMIHHVAVAEQARRQGVALALIDALRARLREAQVTELRVVHFTFNDASARLMQRAGLEPIHVTVSGPV, from the coding sequence TTGAGCCTCGCGATCCGGGTGGCGACGGCGGCGGACGCTCCGGCTCTCGCGACGCTGAACCGCGACGTGCAGGCGCTGCACGCCGCGGCGCATCCGCAGTGGTTCAGCCCGCTCGATGAGCCGGCGGTGATGGAGGCTTGGTTCGCTGAGGCGCTGGAGAAGCCCGATCAGGCCGCGCTGATCGCGGAGCGGGAGGGGCGGGCGATCGGCTACCTGCTCCACGAGCTCATCACGCGGGAGCCCGGGCCGATCCACGCCGCCTATCGCTATGCCATGATCCATCACGTTGCGGTGGCGGAGCAGGCGCGTCGGCAGGGCGTGGCGCTCGCGCTGATCGACGCGCTCAGAGCCCGGCTGCGCGAGGCCCAGGTCACCGAACTGCGCGTTGTCCACTTCACGTTCAACGACGCCTCGGCCAGGCTGATGCAGCGCGCCGGGCTGGAGCCGATCCATGTCACCGTGTCCGGTCCCGTCTGA
- a CDS encoding aldo/keto reductase yields the protein MKKRLLGTSDLEVSEICLGSMTWGTQNTEAEGHAQIDRALERGVNFIDTAEMYPTTPLSAETCGRTEEIIGTWVKKRGNADGVILATKVVGSNFGFIRDGGPITPEIIETALDGSLKRLNVETIDLYQLHWPNRGHFHFRRQWEYDPSGQERQATVDDLKRTLEALSKEVERGRIRHIGVSNDTSWGIMKMLEIAEAEGFPRVASAQNEYSLMYRHYDLDLAELGHHERVGLLAYSSLAAGLLTGKYSGDVVVPGSRRDVSSPELGGRVNPVSLEAADAYAALARDHGIDPATMALAFCLTRPFMASVIIGATSLEQLDVCLDAAETELSAEVMEGIGALHRRYPIPY from the coding sequence ATGAAAAAGCGACTTCTGGGCACCTCGGACCTCGAGGTGAGCGAGATCTGCCTCGGCTCCATGACCTGGGGCACGCAGAACACCGAAGCGGAGGGCCACGCGCAGATCGACCGCGCGCTGGAGCGCGGCGTGAACTTCATCGACACGGCCGAGATGTATCCCACGACCCCGCTCAGCGCGGAGACCTGCGGGCGGACCGAGGAGATCATCGGGACCTGGGTGAAGAAGCGGGGCAACGCGGATGGCGTGATCCTCGCCACCAAGGTCGTCGGCAGCAATTTCGGCTTCATCCGCGACGGCGGCCCGATCACGCCGGAGATTATCGAAACCGCGCTCGACGGCTCGCTGAAGCGGCTGAACGTGGAGACCATCGACCTCTACCAGCTCCACTGGCCCAACCGCGGCCATTTCCACTTCCGCCGCCAGTGGGAGTACGATCCGTCGGGGCAGGAGCGGCAGGCGACGGTCGACGATCTGAAACGCACGCTGGAGGCGCTGTCGAAGGAGGTCGAGCGCGGGCGCATCCGGCATATCGGCGTCTCCAACGACACCTCCTGGGGCATTATGAAGATGCTGGAGATCGCCGAGGCTGAGGGCTTCCCGCGTGTCGCGTCGGCTCAGAACGAGTACTCGCTCATGTACCGGCACTACGATCTCGACCTTGCGGAGCTCGGCCATCACGAGCGGGTCGGGCTGCTCGCCTATTCGTCGCTGGCGGCGGGCCTGCTCACCGGCAAGTATTCGGGCGACGTGGTCGTGCCGGGCTCGCGCCGCGACGTGTCCTCGCCGGAGCTGGGCGGGCGGGTCAATCCGGTCTCGCTGGAGGCGGCCGACGCCTATGCGGCGCTTGCCCGTGACCATGGAATCGACCCCGCGACCATGGCGCTCGCCTTCTGTCTGACGCGACCCTTCATGGCGTCCGTCATCATTGGGGCGACCTCACTGGAACAGCTCGACGTGTGTCTCGATGCCGCCGAGACGGAGCTGAGCGCGGAGGTGATGGAGGGGATCGGCGCGCTCCACCGCCGCTATCCGATCCCCTATTGA
- a CDS encoding NAD-dependent epimerase/dehydratase family protein — protein MGKRVLFTGGSGKAGRHVVPWLRDAGHHVVNADLVPLGAEGVDDLHADITDSGQVFAALTQHANLGELEAGAPQPFDAVVHFAAVPRILLRSDAETYRINTIGTYNVIEAATKLGIRKVVIASSETVYGTCFAMGDKPPARLPVTEEMEVVPEDSYAMSKVVNEVTARSFQARTGADIYALRIGNVIEPHEYDLFPGFFADPQVRKRNIFNYVDARDLGQIVHRCIETDGLGFQIFNAANDTNSVDRPARELAETYFPGVPLDPVDEHEALYSNRKVREMLGFVEEHDWRRYVDAGTARE, from the coding sequence ATGGGCAAGCGGGTTCTGTTCACCGGCGGATCGGGCAAGGCGGGGCGGCATGTGGTGCCGTGGCTGCGGGATGCGGGGCACCATGTGGTCAACGCCGATCTGGTGCCGCTGGGCGCCGAGGGGGTGGACGACCTCCACGCCGATATCACGGACAGCGGACAGGTCTTCGCGGCGCTGACCCAGCACGCCAATCTCGGCGAGCTGGAGGCAGGCGCGCCGCAGCCCTTCGACGCGGTCGTTCATTTCGCAGCCGTGCCGCGCATCCTGCTGCGCTCGGACGCGGAGACCTACCGCATCAACACCATCGGCACCTACAACGTCATCGAGGCGGCGACAAAGCTCGGCATCCGCAAGGTCGTCATCGCCTCGTCCGAGACCGTCTACGGAACCTGCTTCGCCATGGGCGACAAGCCGCCCGCGCGGCTGCCCGTCACCGAGGAGATGGAGGTCGTGCCCGAGGACAGCTACGCCATGTCCAAGGTCGTTAACGAGGTCACAGCGCGCAGTTTCCAGGCGCGCACGGGCGCCGACATCTACGCCCTGCGGATCGGCAACGTGATCGAGCCGCATGAATACGATCTCTTCCCCGGCTTCTTCGCCGATCCGCAGGTCCGCAAGCGCAACATCTTCAACTATGTCGATGCCCGCGATCTCGGCCAGATCGTGCATCGGTGTATCGAGACCGACGGCCTAGGTTTCCAGATCTTCAACGCCGCGAACGACACCAACTCCGTCGACCGTCCGGCGCGGGAACTGGCGGAGACGTACTTCCCCGGCGTGCCGCTCGACCCCGTGGACGAGCACGAGGCGCTCTATTCCAACCGCAAGGTGCGCGAGATGCTCGGCTTCGTTGAAGAGCATGACTGGCGCCGCTATGTCGATGCGGGCACCGCACGGGAATGA
- the dapD gene encoding 2,3,4,5-tetrahydropyridine-2,6-dicarboxylate N-succinyltransferase, which yields MTADLERAIETAWESRDTISSTTGGEVREAVEATLAALDGGGLRVAEPQDGGWHVNQWAKKAVLLSFRLNDMEVVPGGPGAATWWDKVPSKFEGWGDNQWREAGFRAVPNCVVRRSAFIGKGVVLMPSFVNLGAYVDEGTMVDTWATVGSCAQIGKNVHLSGGVGIGGVLEPMQAGPTIIEDNCFIGARSEVVEGVVVREGSVLGMGVYIGQSTKIVDRESGEVMYGEVPPYSVVVSGSMPSKNGVHLYCAVIVKRVDEKTRSKTGVNELLRD from the coding sequence ATGACCGCCGATCTGGAACGCGCCATCGAAACCGCCTGGGAGAGCCGGGACACGATCTCCTCCACCACCGGCGGCGAGGTGCGCGAGGCGGTCGAGGCGACGCTCGCGGCGCTGGACGGCGGCGGGCTGCGGGTGGCGGAGCCGCAGGACGGCGGCTGGCACGTGAACCAGTGGGCGAAGAAGGCGGTACTGCTGAGCTTCCGCCTCAACGACATGGAGGTCGTGCCGGGTGGGCCGGGGGCGGCGACCTGGTGGGACAAGGTGCCCTCCAAGTTCGAGGGCTGGGGCGACAACCAGTGGCGCGAGGCGGGCTTTCGCGCCGTGCCGAACTGCGTCGTGCGCCGCTCCGCCTTCATCGGGAAGGGCGTGGTGCTGATGCCCTCCTTCGTCAATCTCGGCGCCTACGTGGACGAGGGCACCATGGTCGACACCTGGGCGACCGTGGGCTCCTGCGCGCAGATCGGCAAGAACGTACACCTCTCGGGCGGCGTCGGCATCGGTGGCGTGCTGGAGCCGATGCAGGCCGGCCCCACGATCATCGAGGACAACTGCTTCATCGGCGCCCGATCCGAAGTGGTCGAAGGCGTCGTGGTGCGTGAGGGCTCGGTCCTCGGCATGGGCGTCTATATCGGCCAGTCCACCAAGATCGTGGACCGCGAGAGCGGCGAAGTCATGTACGGCGAAGTGCCGCCCTATTCGGTGGTGGTCTCGGGCTCGATGCCTTCGAAGAACGGTGTGCATCTCTACTGTGCGGTGATCGTGAAGCGGGTGGATGAGAAGACCCGCTCCAAGACCGGCGTCAACGAGCTGTTGCGCGACTGA
- a CDS encoding esterase-like activity of phytase family protein, giving the protein MKLRTLCLLALAGCVPVGVAADAPRRVAQLDWTETFERFGGLSGLMLSPDGTELIAVGDRGRVFLGRVTRDADGHPTAVEMLEESWLKGPDGRRLRGRHRDAEGLAPASEGGFYVSFEREHRIDLYAERAALPDTVEAPDDFATLQENSGLEALASGPDGTLYAIPERSGELDRPFPVYRRTAEGWDTALAVPRRGGFLVTGADLGPDGRFYVLERSVGLLGLSVRVRSFAIGEGLEDERIALPPTGTVDNAEGIDVWRDPAGRLRMTLISDDNFSFIQQTLLTEYILPE; this is encoded by the coding sequence ATGAAGCTGCGGACCTTGTGCCTGCTCGCGCTGGCGGGATGCGTGCCCGTCGGCGTGGCCGCCGATGCGCCGCGTCGGGTGGCGCAGCTCGACTGGACCGAGACCTTCGAACGTTTCGGCGGCCTGTCGGGGCTGATGCTGTCGCCGGACGGGACCGAGCTGATCGCGGTCGGCGACCGGGGCCGGGTGTTCCTCGGTCGCGTGACGCGGGACGCGGACGGCCATCCGACTGCGGTCGAGATGCTCGAGGAAAGCTGGCTGAAGGGTCCCGACGGTCGCCGCCTGCGGGGGCGGCACCGCGATGCGGAGGGGCTCGCCCCGGCGTCGGAGGGCGGGTTCTACGTCTCCTTCGAGCGTGAGCATCGCATCGACCTCTACGCGGAGCGCGCGGCGCTGCCCGACACCGTGGAGGCGCCCGATGATTTTGCCACCCTGCAGGAGAACTCGGGACTGGAGGCGCTGGCGAGCGGTCCCGACGGGACGCTCTACGCAATCCCCGAGCGATCGGGCGAGCTCGACCGGCCGTTCCCGGTCTACCGACGCACGGCCGAGGGCTGGGACACTGCGCTTGCGGTGCCGCGGCGCGGCGGTTTCCTGGTCACCGGCGCCGATCTCGGTCCCGACGGGCGGTTCTACGTGCTGGAGCGCAGCGTCGGCCTTCTTGGCCTCAGCGTCCGCGTGCGCAGCTTCGCGATAGGCGAGGGACTGGAGGATGAGCGCATCGCGCTGCCGCCCACCGGTACGGTCGACAATGCCGAGGGCATCGATGTCTGGCGTGATCCGGCCGGGCGGCTGCGGATGACGCTGATCTCGGATGACAACTTCTCCTTCATCCAGCAAACGCTCCTCACGGAGTACATCCTGCCCGAGTAG
- the mepA gene encoding penicillin-insensitive murein endopeptidase → MPALPQAAKQLFGAMPGPSPQAPEPFGSYSRGCVAGAVELPETGPTWQAMRLSRNRNWGHPDTIAFLERLSRAAVTEAGWNGLYIGDISQPRGGPMLTGHASHQSGLDADIWMLPPGRLDLTVQEREELSSISVRTEDQRNINGNWTPGHMAVLRAAAEDPAVARIFVAAAVKQEMCRAATGDRSWLRKVRPWWGHNFHFHVRLNCPEGATFCEDQAPIPAGTGCDETLAWWTSDEALIPDPNAPPPEPRPDLTLAQLPAQCSQVLTAQ, encoded by the coding sequence ATGCCGGCCTTGCCGCAGGCCGCCAAGCAGCTCTTCGGCGCGATGCCGGGGCCTTCGCCCCAGGCGCCGGAGCCTTTCGGCTCCTATTCGCGCGGTTGCGTGGCCGGGGCCGTCGAGCTGCCGGAGACCGGTCCGACCTGGCAGGCCATGCGCCTGAGCCGCAACCGCAACTGGGGCCATCCGGACACCATCGCCTTCCTTGAGCGGCTGAGCCGCGCTGCGGTGACCGAGGCCGGGTGGAACGGCCTCTATATCGGGGACATTTCTCAGCCGCGCGGCGGGCCGATGCTGACGGGCCATGCGAGCCACCAGTCGGGACTGGATGCGGATATCTGGATGCTGCCGCCCGGGCGGCTCGACCTCACGGTGCAGGAGCGGGAGGAACTGAGCTCGATCTCCGTCCGGACCGAGGACCAGCGCAACATCAATGGCAACTGGACGCCCGGCCACATGGCAGTGCTGCGCGCGGCGGCCGAGGATCCGGCGGTCGCCCGCATTTTCGTCGCGGCGGCGGTGAAGCAGGAGATGTGCCGGGCGGCCACCGGCGACCGGAGCTGGCTGCGCAAGGTTCGGCCCTGGTGGGGCCACAACTTCCACTTCCACGTGCGTCTCAACTGCCCGGAAGGCGCTACGTTCTGCGAGGATCAGGCGCCGATCCCGGCAGGCACGGGTTGTGACGAGACGCTGGCCTGGTGGACCTCGGACGAGGCCCTGATCCCCGATCCGAACGCCCCGCCGCCCGAGCCGCGTCCCGACCTGACGCTCGCCCAGCTTCCCGCGCAATGCAGCCAGGTGCTGACGGCGCAATGA